One window from the genome of Lentisphaerota bacterium encodes:
- the glmS gene encoding glutamine--fructose-6-phosphate transaminase (isomerizing) translates to MCGIVGYVGLEGACGVLLAGLRRLEYRGYDSAGIALVDDGLLHVGKSVGKVQGLADRIACEWREDVCRRAGTGICHTRWATHGAPTEANAHPHLDRSGRIALVHNGIIENHAMLRRKLEARGHVFASQTDTEALARLIGECYRGDLTSAVAEALSHVTGTYGIAVASADHPGELVAARQGSPLVLGMGVGETLVASDVTAVIGRTRQVVYLEDGDVVHIKNGEADIRTRDRVPVSRSVAQVDWDAGAAEKGGFAHFMLKEIYEQPEAITNAFRGRLDLEAGTAMCAGLGMSPRELAAVRRIVVVACGTSLHAGMAGKYAIEGLAGIPVEAEQAAEFRYRNPILSPDDLVLAVSQSGETADTLAAVREASGKGTWVAGICNVVGSTIARAAGRGVYLHAGPEIGVASTKAFTSQLTVLTLLALKFGRGRRLSREEGLGLCREIQALPDAVRCVLRQNERIAELAERFVQTRDMFYIGRGALYPVALEGALKLKEISYIHAEGYHAAELKHGPIALLDEQVPVVALLNDMPGKDKTIGNAQECRARGAPVLGIVTEGDDEACAVSDAVIAVPRLGLYTTPIVTVVALQLLAYHVARLRGCAIDQPRNLAKSVTVE, encoded by the coding sequence ATGTGCGGAATCGTGGGCTACGTGGGGCTTGAGGGCGCGTGCGGCGTCCTTCTGGCCGGTCTTCGGCGACTCGAGTACCGCGGCTACGATTCGGCGGGGATCGCCCTGGTGGATGACGGACTGTTGCACGTCGGCAAGTCGGTCGGCAAGGTGCAGGGACTGGCCGACCGGATCGCGTGCGAGTGGCGGGAGGATGTGTGCCGCCGGGCGGGCACGGGGATTTGCCATACGCGGTGGGCCACGCATGGCGCGCCAACCGAAGCGAACGCCCACCCGCATCTGGACCGGTCGGGCCGGATCGCGCTGGTGCACAACGGCATCATCGAGAACCACGCCATGCTGCGGCGGAAACTCGAGGCGCGCGGCCATGTGTTCGCCTCCCAGACAGACACCGAGGCTCTGGCCCGGCTCATCGGCGAATGTTACCGGGGCGATCTGACGTCAGCTGTCGCCGAGGCCCTGAGCCATGTCACGGGAACCTACGGCATCGCCGTCGCATCGGCCGACCATCCCGGTGAACTGGTTGCGGCCCGCCAGGGCAGCCCCCTGGTGCTGGGCATGGGCGTCGGCGAGACGCTGGTGGCGAGCGACGTGACGGCGGTGATCGGCCGGACGCGGCAGGTCGTCTACCTCGAGGATGGCGATGTGGTCCACATCAAAAACGGTGAAGCCGACATACGCACCCGTGACCGGGTTCCGGTCTCGCGCAGCGTCGCCCAAGTGGACTGGGACGCCGGCGCGGCTGAAAAGGGCGGTTTTGCGCACTTCATGTTAAAGGAGATCTACGAGCAGCCCGAAGCGATCACGAACGCCTTTCGCGGCCGGCTGGATCTGGAGGCGGGCACGGCGATGTGTGCCGGCCTGGGAATGTCGCCGCGCGAGCTGGCCGCCGTGCGGCGCATCGTGGTCGTGGCGTGTGGCACGTCGCTCCATGCGGGCATGGCCGGCAAATACGCCATTGAGGGCCTGGCGGGAATCCCGGTCGAGGCGGAGCAGGCGGCGGAGTTTCGTTATCGCAACCCGATCCTTTCGCCCGACGACCTTGTCCTCGCCGTGAGCCAGTCGGGCGAAACCGCCGACACGCTGGCGGCGGTGCGCGAGGCTTCTGGCAAAGGGACGTGGGTGGCGGGCATTTGCAACGTGGTGGGATCGACCATCGCCCGGGCGGCCGGGCGGGGCGTTTACCTCCATGCGGGGCCTGAGATCGGCGTCGCATCGACCAAGGCCTTCACCAGCCAGCTCACGGTGCTGACGCTGCTCGCGCTCAAGTTTGGCCGTGGCCGCAGGCTCTCCCGCGAAGAGGGGCTCGGGCTATGCCGCGAGATACAGGCGCTCCCCGACGCCGTGCGGTGCGTGTTGCGGCAGAATGAGCGGATCGCCGAGCTGGCCGAGCGGTTTGTGCAGACGCGGGACATGTTTTACATCGGCCGCGGGGCGCTCTATCCGGTGGCGCTGGAAGGCGCGCTCAAGCTCAAGGAGATCAGCTACATCCACGCCGAGGGGTACCATGCGGCCGAGCTGAAGCACGGGCCGATCGCGCTCCTTGACGAGCAGGTACCGGTGGTGGCTCTGCTGAACGACATGCCGGGCAAGGACAAGACGATTGGCAATGCGCAGGAGTGCCGTGCGCGCGGCGCGCCGGTGCTGGGAATCGTCACCGAGGGCGACGACGAAGCGTGCGCCGTCTCGGATGCCGTCATTGCGGTGCCGCGGCTCGGCTTGTACACCACGCCGATCGTCACGGTGGTCGCGCTGCAGTTGCTGGCTTATCATGTCGCGCGTCTCCGCGGTTGCGCCATTGATCAACCCCGCAATCTGGCGAAGAGCGTCACAGTCGAATAA
- a CDS encoding phosphoglucosamine mutase, with product MGQLFGTDGVRGQANRDPVTPEMAMQIGKAVAAVIGSSGHGSTRVVLGKDTRLSGYMLESALTSGLVSMGADVFLVGPVPTPAVAHLTRSLAANAGIMVTASHNPFDDNGIKIFNTDGYKLDDAQEEAIAERVLSGRILSEHIRSDQLGKAYRVDDARGRYIEFAKSTIRSEKLNPLRIVLDAANGAAYQMAPYIFRELGASVVKMNTEPDGYNINNECGALHPEVMARRVRECGADLGIALDGDADRVIFSDAEGRVVDGDRILAICALAFREAGTLANNTLVCTSMSNLGLHDAMKRHGVAVEVTDVGDRYVIERMRARGLSLGGEKSGHLIFHDFATTGDGIISALQVMRVMKQSGRPLAALADCMEEYPQKLTGLKVREKRPISGIPALAAAIREAEQALADGGRIVVRYSGTEPKIRILVEARTQALVDRWHDHVVAVISQTLV from the coding sequence ATGGGTCAATTGTTCGGCACGGATGGTGTGCGGGGGCAGGCGAACCGGGATCCGGTGACCCCCGAGATGGCGATGCAGATCGGCAAGGCCGTCGCGGCGGTCATCGGCTCCAGCGGCCACGGCAGCACGCGGGTGGTTTTGGGCAAGGACACGCGGCTGTCGGGCTACATGCTCGAAAGCGCCCTCACCAGCGGGCTCGTCTCGATGGGCGCCGACGTCTTTCTCGTCGGCCCCGTGCCCACGCCGGCGGTGGCGCATCTGACCCGTTCGCTTGCGGCCAACGCGGGGATCATGGTGACGGCGTCGCACAATCCGTTTGATGACAACGGCATCAAGATTTTCAATACCGACGGCTACAAGCTCGATGATGCCCAGGAGGAAGCGATCGCCGAGCGGGTGTTGAGCGGCCGCATCCTGTCGGAGCACATCCGCAGCGACCAGCTCGGCAAGGCTTATCGCGTGGATGACGCCCGCGGGCGCTACATCGAGTTCGCCAAAAGCACGATTCGCAGCGAGAAGCTGAATCCGCTCAGGATCGTCCTCGACGCCGCCAACGGCGCCGCCTACCAGATGGCGCCGTACATCTTTCGGGAACTGGGCGCGTCGGTCGTGAAAATGAACACCGAGCCCGACGGCTACAACATCAATAACGAGTGCGGCGCGCTGCATCCCGAAGTGATGGCCAGGCGTGTCAGGGAGTGCGGCGCCGATCTGGGAATCGCGTTGGATGGCGACGCCGACCGGGTGATTTTCAGCGATGCGGAGGGGCGCGTCGTCGATGGCGACCGCATTCTGGCGATCTGTGCGCTGGCGTTCCGCGAGGCGGGCACGCTGGCGAATAATACGCTGGTCTGCACGAGCATGAGCAACCTCGGTCTGCACGACGCCATGAAGCGGCACGGCGTTGCCGTCGAGGTGACCGACGTCGGCGACCGGTACGTCATCGAGCGGATGCGCGCGCGAGGCCTGTCGCTGGGAGGGGAGAAATCGGGGCATCTGATTTTTCACGACTTTGCCACAACCGGCGACGGCATCATCAGCGCGCTGCAGGTGATGCGCGTCATGAAGCAATCGGGCAGACCGCTGGCGGCGCTCGCGGATTGCATGGAGGAATATCCGCAGAAACTGACGGGGCTGAAGGTGCGCGAGAAGCGGCCGATCAGCGGGATTCCGGCGCTTGCAGCCGCGATTCGGGAGGCCGAACAGGCGCTGGCCGATGGGGGCCGGATCGTGGTCCGGTATTCCGGGACCGAGCCGAAAATCCGGATTCTGGTCGAGGCGCGGACGCAGGCGCTGGTCGACCGGTGGCACGATCATGTGGTCGCCGTCATCAGTCAAACGTTGGTGTAA
- a CDS encoding UDP-N-acetylglucosamine pyrophosphorylase: protein MKTDTMKRRLQERGVVLVDPAAVYVAPDVDPGRIEAGVVLYPGCRLEGRDLAVGPNCRLGTEGPLRLNECQLGAGVVLGGGSFERATLLDGVTGSDQALVRPGCLFEERATFGHCCGFKQTLLMPFATTGSLVNFCDCLLAGGTGSDHHSEVGSSFIHFNFTPHGDKATASLFGCVPDGVLLRSRRIFLGGQCGAVGPVRVAYGTVLAAGQVLRHDVETPGLLVVPPPPTPGERVYDVVCRHPERVVRNNLIYIGNLLALDQWYRRVRAGFMASTPWSARCHAGAMQRLDEALRERMERLNAFVRIIGTDAERACFPAGWEPIRERVAQALGARAEIGCSEALAPMVAALAGANWTEAVQRLDADAAAAVRAWLKSVVSIIVDGAGKPCGGRTE, encoded by the coding sequence ATGAAAACAGACACGATGAAACGTCGTCTGCAGGAGCGCGGTGTGGTGCTGGTGGATCCCGCCGCCGTGTATGTGGCGCCCGATGTGGACCCCGGCCGGATCGAGGCTGGCGTGGTGCTTTATCCCGGATGCCGGCTCGAGGGACGCGATTTGGCGGTGGGCCCAAACTGCCGCCTGGGCACCGAGGGGCCCCTCCGGCTGAACGAGTGCCAGCTTGGAGCGGGCGTCGTGCTCGGGGGCGGGAGTTTCGAGCGGGCGACGCTGTTGGACGGGGTGACCGGATCGGACCAGGCGCTCGTGCGTCCGGGGTGCCTCTTTGAAGAGCGGGCGACCTTTGGCCATTGCTGCGGGTTCAAGCAGACCCTCCTCATGCCGTTTGCGACGACGGGGAGCTTGGTCAATTTCTGCGACTGCCTGCTCGCCGGCGGAACCGGCAGCGACCACCACTCCGAGGTTGGTTCGTCCTTCATCCATTTCAACTTCACGCCGCACGGGGACAAGGCGACGGCGTCGCTCTTCGGCTGCGTCCCCGACGGCGTGCTGCTGCGGAGCCGGCGGATCTTTCTGGGCGGTCAGTGCGGGGCGGTCGGCCCGGTGCGTGTGGCCTATGGAACGGTGCTGGCCGCAGGACAGGTGCTGCGGCACGATGTCGAGACGCCGGGCTTGCTCGTGGTGCCGCCGCCCCCCACGCCGGGGGAGCGGGTCTACGACGTGGTCTGCCGCCATCCGGAGCGGGTGGTCCGCAACAATCTGATCTACATCGGCAACCTGCTGGCGCTGGATCAGTGGTACCGCCGCGTCCGGGCCGGTTTCATGGCCAGCACCCCGTGGAGCGCGCGGTGTCACGCTGGCGCGATGCAGCGTCTGGACGAGGCCTTGCGCGAACGGATGGAGCGGCTCAACGCTTTTGTCCGGATCATCGGGACGGATGCCGAGCGCGCCTGTTTCCCCGCCGGATGGGAGCCGATTCGCGAACGGGTCGCGCAGGCTTTGGGCGCGCGCGCGGAGATCGGCTGTTCCGAGGCTCTCGCGCCGATGGTCGCTGCGCTGGCCGGCGCGAACTGGACGGAAGCGGTGCAGCGGCTCGACGCTGATGCCGCCGCCGCCGTGCGCGCCTGGCTCAAGTCGGTCGTGTCGATCATCGTCGATGGCGCTGGCAAGCCGTGCGGGGGAAGGACGGAGTAG
- the hflB gene encoding ATP-dependent zinc metalloprotease FtsH has protein sequence MAVLFLLGMTVWMVSGDRTVGGTREISDGDLEQLAAKGEIEKVSFVPDPSSGILHVSAVKKGSREKVRLTILGSDGTALTERLRVHGVHPSVETKSVWMALMFQLLPVVLFIGLLYFVFMRQVRSSGMGAMNFGKSRAKMLNQDKKKITFANVAGIKEAKEEVQEIVEFLKEPKKFSKLGGRIPKGVLLMGPPGTGKTLMAKAIAGEADVPFFSISGSDFVEMFVGVGASRVRDMFEQGKKNAPCIIFIDEIDAVGRSRFTGIGGGHDEREQTLNALLVEMDGFETSEGVIIIAATNRSDVLDPALLRPGRFDRQIMIDLPTLDGREEILRMHAQKLKLGPTADLRRSARGTPGFSGADLANLLNEAALLAARQNKEGVDQADLEEARDKVLWGRERRSRAMSEKERTITAWHEAGHALTQVLLEHTEPVHKVTIIPRGQALGATMSLPDHDVLNRTCKELLDQMVVLMGGRIAEKLHTGDVSTGARMDIRMASQIAHHMVCEYGMSEVLGPQSFGENQELIFLGREVSRTQAHSEATAEKIDAEVSRLIREACDRADALLTAHRDKLQILVERLLEEETMDGREVADLAKLGRFLTREELAEREHQESRARAEKEAEAEAEARAARPTPATHAAEIDGEAPFQPPSPPV, from the coding sequence ATGGCTGTGCTCTTTTTACTGGGCATGACCGTGTGGATGGTGTCTGGTGATCGGACCGTTGGCGGCACGCGCGAGATATCCGATGGAGATCTGGAGCAACTGGCCGCGAAGGGTGAGATTGAGAAAGTTTCATTCGTCCCGGACCCATCGAGCGGCATCCTCCATGTGAGCGCGGTCAAGAAAGGCAGCAGAGAGAAGGTCAGGCTGACGATCCTGGGTTCCGACGGCACCGCACTCACCGAGCGGTTGCGTGTCCACGGAGTGCATCCGTCGGTGGAGACCAAATCGGTCTGGATGGCGCTGATGTTTCAGTTGCTTCCCGTGGTGCTGTTCATCGGGCTGCTCTATTTCGTCTTCATGCGGCAGGTCCGTTCGTCGGGCATGGGCGCGATGAATTTTGGCAAAAGCCGGGCCAAGATGTTGAATCAGGACAAGAAGAAGATCACCTTCGCCAACGTGGCCGGGATCAAGGAGGCGAAGGAGGAGGTGCAGGAGATCGTCGAGTTCCTGAAGGAACCGAAAAAATTCTCCAAGCTGGGGGGGCGCATTCCCAAGGGGGTCCTACTGATGGGGCCGCCGGGCACCGGCAAGACGCTGATGGCCAAGGCGATCGCGGGCGAGGCCGACGTGCCTTTCTTCAGTATCAGCGGCTCGGACTTTGTGGAGATGTTTGTGGGTGTCGGCGCCTCGCGGGTGCGCGACATGTTTGAGCAGGGTAAGAAAAATGCCCCCTGCATCATTTTTATCGATGAGATCGACGCGGTTGGCCGCAGTCGCTTCACAGGGATTGGGGGCGGGCACGACGAGCGCGAGCAGACGCTCAACGCCCTCCTGGTCGAGATGGACGGATTTGAGACCTCCGAAGGGGTGATCATCATCGCGGCGACGAACCGCTCCGACGTCCTCGACCCGGCCCTCCTGCGGCCGGGGCGGTTCGACCGGCAGATCATGATTGACCTGCCGACGCTCGACGGCCGCGAGGAAATTTTGCGGATGCACGCGCAGAAGCTCAAGCTGGGTCCGACCGCCGACCTGCGGCGATCCGCCCGTGGAACCCCCGGATTTTCAGGCGCCGATCTGGCCAACCTGCTCAACGAGGCGGCCCTGCTGGCCGCGCGCCAGAACAAGGAGGGAGTGGATCAGGCCGATCTCGAGGAGGCCCGCGACAAGGTGTTGTGGGGGCGCGAGCGGCGCAGTCGGGCGATGAGCGAGAAGGAGCGGACCATCACCGCCTGGCATGAGGCGGGTCATGCGCTCACGCAGGTCCTGCTGGAGCACACCGAGCCGGTGCACAAAGTCACGATTATCCCGCGGGGGCAGGCGCTGGGAGCGACGATGTCGCTGCCCGATCACGACGTGCTGAACCGAACCTGCAAAGAGCTGCTGGATCAAATGGTTGTGCTGATGGGCGGGCGCATTGCCGAGAAACTTCACACGGGCGATGTTTCCACGGGCGCGCGGATGGACATCCGCATGGCGAGCCAGATCGCGCACCACATGGTCTGCGAATACGGCATGAGCGAGGTGCTCGGACCCCAGTCGTTTGGCGAGAATCAGGAGCTGATCTTTCTCGGACGCGAAGTCTCGCGCACGCAGGCGCATAGCGAGGCCACGGCTGAGAAGATCGACGCGGAGGTTAGCCGGTTGATCCGCGAGGCGTGCGACCGGGCCGACGCGCTGCTGACGGCCCACCGTGACAAGCTTCAGATTCTGGTCGAGCGCCTGCTGGAAGAGGAGACGATGGACGGCCGCGAGGTGGCCGATCTGGCGAAGCTGGGACGGTTTCTCACGCGCGAGGAGCTGGCTGAACGGGAGCATCAGGAGAGCCGGGCGCGCGCCGAGAAAGAGGCGGAGGCGGAGGCCGAGGCTCGGGCCGCCCGTCCCACGCCGGCGACGCACGCTGCGGAGATCGATGGCGAAGCGCCGTTTCAGCCACCCTCGCCGCCTGTCTGA
- the folP gene encoding dihydropteroate synthase, whose translation MGSGFQNVWRCRGRSVSLDRPQVMGIVNVTPDSFSDGGLWDGAPHRAAAHGLALLEAGADILDVGGESTRPGAADVSIEEELNRVIPVIRELARQTHAPLSVDTRKAAVARAAIDAGACIINDVTALGGDPEMRRVSVETGAGVVLMHRRGTPQTMNALAVYQDVVQEVCEALRAAVDAARAAGVVREAILIDPGFGFAKETEHNVALLRDLARLTALGPVLVGVSRKRFIGALTGRTVPAERMAGSVAAAMIAVQRGASVVRVHDVRETVDALRVLGAVGASERGGARC comes from the coding sequence ATGGGCAGTGGCTTTCAGAACGTGTGGCGGTGTCGCGGGCGGTCAGTCAGTCTGGATCGGCCGCAGGTCATGGGCATTGTCAATGTCACGCCCGACAGCTTTTCCGACGGAGGCCTGTGGGACGGCGCCCCGCACCGCGCGGCGGCCCACGGCCTCGCGCTGCTTGAAGCCGGCGCCGACATCCTCGATGTGGGCGGCGAGTCGACCCGGCCGGGCGCGGCCGACGTGTCGATCGAAGAGGAGTTGAACCGGGTGATTCCGGTCATCCGCGAGCTGGCTCGTCAGACGCACGCGCCGCTCTCGGTCGACACCCGCAAGGCGGCGGTCGCCCGCGCGGCGATAGACGCTGGCGCCTGCATCATCAACGACGTCACGGCGCTCGGCGGGGATCCGGAGATGCGGCGGGTTTCGGTCGAAACCGGCGCGGGCGTGGTGCTGATGCACCGGCGCGGAACGCCGCAGACCATGAACGCTCTGGCCGTATATCAGGATGTGGTGCAGGAGGTCTGCGAGGCCTTGCGCGCAGCGGTTGACGCCGCCCGCGCGGCAGGCGTGGTGCGGGAGGCGATTCTGATCGATCCCGGATTCGGCTTTGCCAAGGAGACGGAACACAACGTGGCCCTGCTGCGCGATCTGGCTCGGCTGACGGCGCTGGGTCCGGTTCTGGTCGGGGTCTCGCGCAAGCGGTTCATCGGCGCGCTGACCGGCCGGACGGTTCCGGCTGAGCGGATGGCCGGCAGCGTCGCGGCCGCGATGATCGCCGTGCAGCGCGGCGCGTCCGTGGTCCGGGTTCACGATGTGCGCGAAACCGTTGACGCATTGCGGGTGCTGGGCGCGGTTGGGGCTTCGGAAAGGGGGGGCGCACGATGCTGA
- a CDS encoding TIGR00159 family protein, protein MLTPLQIELRDCLQIAILAVALYYVLRFIRGTRVAALLMGFGVVVLGVIASISIFNLDVLGWLFGGLALYLAFGVVIIFHPEFRRGLVMFGRQPFLSAMPWQTTRNIQPEPVSEKLCEVVDRLSERRIGALIAIERAESLSVFVDSGVRIDAPLIPELLQTLFYPPAPLHDGGVILRGECIVAARCIFPLSERLRSEMKGLGTRHQAAMGLSEASDAVVVAVSEETGIVSIAHDGKFYRDIRPDALRRYLRALDPLRNAEQMMFGRFLERLNRSSQNGNPQRVRQRVRRQREVDHD, encoded by the coding sequence ATGCTGACACCCCTCCAGATCGAGTTGCGCGACTGTCTGCAAATCGCCATTCTGGCCGTGGCGCTCTATTATGTGTTGCGATTCATCCGCGGGACACGGGTCGCCGCTCTGTTAATGGGGTTTGGCGTCGTGGTCCTGGGCGTCATCGCCTCCATCAGCATCTTCAATCTCGATGTGCTTGGCTGGTTGTTTGGGGGGTTGGCCCTTTACCTCGCGTTTGGGGTCGTGATCATTTTTCATCCGGAATTCCGGCGGGGGTTGGTGATGTTCGGGAGGCAGCCGTTCCTCAGCGCGATGCCCTGGCAGACGACGCGGAACATCCAACCGGAACCGGTCTCGGAGAAACTCTGCGAGGTGGTGGACCGGCTCTCGGAGCGGCGGATTGGCGCCTTGATCGCGATTGAGCGGGCGGAATCGCTCAGCGTGTTTGTGGATTCCGGCGTGCGGATCGACGCGCCGCTGATCCCCGAACTCCTGCAGACGCTTTTCTATCCCCCCGCGCCGTTGCACGACGGCGGGGTGATCCTTCGGGGCGAGTGCATCGTGGCGGCGCGGTGCATTTTTCCGCTCTCGGAGCGGCTGCGATCAGAGATGAAGGGGCTGGGGACGCGCCATCAGGCGGCGATGGGGCTCAGCGAGGCGAGCGACGCGGTCGTCGTCGCCGTTTCCGAAGAGACGGGAATCGTATCGATTGCGCATGACGGCAAGTTCTACCGGGATATTCGGCCGGATGCGTTGCGCCGGTATTTGCGCGCGCTGGATCCGCTGAGGAACGCCGAACAGATGATGTTCGGACGATTCCTGGAGCGACTGAACCGGAGTTCGCAGAACGGGAATCCGCAACGGGTGCGGCAACGCGTCAGGCGGCAGCGGGAGGTGGATCATGACTGA